TACATTTTTACTTGACATTCTCTTTTTGTCTGAAATGTTTAGCACTAATCCTTGACAATATAAGAAAATgcggtatgactgccaatgatacaactcttcatccaagtcaaattttgtagaagaaaaaccattataggtcaaggtacagtcTTTAGCAGGGAGCCTTGACTTGCACTGAAATTGAAAACggaaatatgttttataaaatagataatttggttgttcatcatgttcatagtACGAACACAGAAGTGAAAATGTATAGTCTAACCAAACTTTATCAAAgctgatatatttaaaaaatggagAGACAAGATATAATCCTTACATGCCTAAGGAAGtgagcattaaaaaaaataaaaaaacataacaaattgtATCAATCGGTCAATTTAACACAAGGAAGATATGAGAGTATTTGCAGCTACTGagagctagttaaaagccaaaaactattaagaataaaaaatcatgcaataGATACTAAAATCAAGCAAAAAACATctcagggatttagtatttggACAGTCacagaagacatgacttgtgcaaagTCTGAATTTGTCTGAAATAAGTACCTATATTCTATATAATGCTCTCGACTATCTATATCATTACTTGATTTTACTTAACCGTCagtattttcattgtttaaaaatttctcAACGactcaatatttatcaaagataacaggattataatttaatactccAGAGGCACCTTTCGTCTacgtaagactcatcagtgacgctcagatcaaaatagttataaagccaaacaagtacaaagagcattgaggacccaaaattccaaaaagttgtgccaaatacggctaagtgAAAAGTGTCTTGATAGTCTCGACCTATTCTCGACCTTCTTTAATTTGAATCGATTATTCTTGACATGTTCTTAACATTATTAATCATGTCTGAATATGTGTCAACACATTCTTGACAgtttctaatatatattgacacATTCTTGACGGTCCGGTCTCAATATGTTTCAACACTGTCTGGACAGTACACATTTTGTCAGAGAACTGGATATTGACATATAACTTGTGCTGTGTTATACTCATTTCTATTATGCTAAGTAAACAGTTTGgtacaataattatttatgtACCCTGTAAACATTGAATATTATCcatgacaaatgaaatatatctATAGTATGATTCATGTGAGTCatttaaggtaacacgataccgaatggcatATCTCCCGATTTCCGAAATTTTTGGAATACGTGTACTTTGAATCGAGTTACATcggaatatgtaataaaaaaaagggggtcaccatttttgtttttttgtaattttcatagGAAAACGCCAATTTTGGCGACAAATTTACTTAGGTATATAGGGGAAATGCCTCTTTTTCGGCTTAGCTTTCTAGATTTTCGAATGGATGGCTATTTTCTTATATacggagaaaaacaaaaaactaacataatatCCAGGTTTGCATACTGAATCCATACACGTATAgaaaatcatatgtcaccatccttgtttttgaaataaatggcTTCAAAGTTGATCGATAGGCCTAGAATTTGACCAAAAACGTGTGACGTTATGGTGTACAGAATATAACGTTATTCCTTCTCAgagaaatggagaaaaaaatatgtgtcgGGATCTGAAtgagtatattttattttcatttcccaTGTCGACTGTCGTAAAGTTCCTAGtaatgcaatataaaattctactgaatctaatgtaattttatttcgGCCTGCACATGGAATTTCACTCAAATGAATTAATATTCATCTCTTCTGATTTTCACATCAAACGAGCATATATACTTGAAACTTGTGTATAAATGCATTAATCACCGGAATTTTGTACACGTATAATTCAcgtaaatatttgaaatgaaattgtttaaataatagctttgttctaaaatttgattaaaaccatgaaaaataCCCTCAGATTTTTGTTAAGTTGACGTggaaatttaatgaaacattaCACGTGAGATTCATTCGAAATACTAATTTTTAACTCCATCATATTAGACAATGGCGGTATCATCAATGCATCCCGTGATGCACAAatatagtattttaaaaaatttgattcATTTAGCAGTTTTTAATTGCTCGGTTTGATGGatgtttaacgttcagtggcaaatagttcatgcatgttccggacgatacaatacaattttgaaaacagttgtttataaaagacaCGTTTGATGCACCAGTCAAAAAAGGTTTTAACATTCTGTTATTTGTGAAAATTATGAGGAAAATAATGATCCTGATAAAATACacattccaaaaaaataaaataacaaaactccaagaaaaattcaaaacgaaaaaaatcccttatcaaatgacgaAATCAACAGCGGTCATATTATTGACTAGGTACATACAATACATGTAGTATAGTGTACTCTGTGTGGTGTAACTGTGTTACTTGTTTGCTCAGCAAGTCAGACAAACCTTGCAAACTGTTAACCCGAATAATTtagtcgttatattccgcttACTACATTAAGTAAGCTCGACTACGAGGAgggactgaattattcgggttagcAAACTGTATgcaaaattatacaaatttcaACATTCTGTCATTTGTGAAAAATCATTAACATAACAAATCTTGATTTGCATTCTTTATATAAGTAAATCAACTGCAAAAAGTTCCAGCTTGAAATTAAACCTATATCAGATGTAAGCCAGAGTCTGTTTTCTGTGTGcctttgtattttatcaaaatgtctAATCCAGCAACCTgtcatgaaacaaaaaaaaatccttacgATATGCGCACCTAATATATGAGTAGTACAAGGTAACACCAGGTACATAGTTTTAAAGCTGACGCAAAACGACTGTACTAGTCCTAAAAAAATATCCGAATTAATCCTATATATACTAAGTGCGGGATTAACGGTCGAACGGACAAATGTTAAACAGTATGATGATACGTGCTCTATAAGTAATTTGGTGACAATGcatattttggaatattttcCAAGAGACTGAAATGTTACTGTGACAGTTATACTACATACTCAAAATTTTCCAACgtttaaaaaactataaataagaAGTGGAAAGATACTATTTCAATTAGCGTTAGTCACGATTTTCTTGATGTCTTTGGTGTTGATGTTGTTTCATTAATGTCCAGCTGTTGCTATCATATGAATTGCATATCGCATATCTCCATTTATCATTCTATCAGcaaatttttgtacaaataacatgtacacatttttttttgtccttgCACTTTTACAAATAAAGTCTCATGTTACCCCACTTCCACAATGATCAAACGGTAACGTAGATAATTACGTTTTGTGTAACTTTTCTTCCTCGCGGTCTGCGTTTAAACTTTGTcgttttctttgaaaaaaatagaggCAATGATTTAGATTTTAACAACTAAAGTTCCAAGTGACAGGTGTAAATTGTAGGATTGATTGTTTTGATTATTGGTTGGTTAAcgtccagtggaaaatattgcatgcatgttcaggacgagaacaagttaataataaatttaataggCAGGTATTGCAATAGAGACGGGCTTTCGCGATGATGGTCGGGAAAACTTTAACTGACGCTATacatgtcctaagtcaggaatcttatgtacagtagttttcgtttgtttaagtaatatatacgtgtttctcgtttctcgttttgtttatatagattagaccgttggttttcccgtttgaatggttttacactagtaattttggggccctttatagcttgttgttcggtgtgagccaaggctccgtgttgaaggccgtactttaacctataatggtttactttttgaattgttatttggatggagagttgtcttattggcactcacaccacatcttcctatatctatatatatactttaaattcCGCGAGGTGAACCAACGCCTGTGAAATCGTTTTGGTAGAGTCCCTGAAGTGGATACCTTGGTATGCCGGGTTGTCAAATCATGCAAATGAATGCAAtccttaaataataattaaaattgacaacaacacttcaaaagatctgcaattttattatctatgtcTACATGTTTCGCCTGCAAGGCAGGCTTCATCAGTACTTCAGGGGCtcaatttctgtataaaaattgtcCTGATGAAGCCTGCCTTGCAGGCGAAACATGTAgacatagataataaaattgcagatcttttgaagtgttgttgtcaattttaattattatatatatacttgtatacTTGTtctaaaaactaattttaagaATAAACTTTCCGAGCCTTTTCCGACGCCTAGTTTATGAGCAATATGTCCCTCAAAGCCCTAAAAGGTAACTGTGTTAATTTTCTTTCAGTTGTTTTGTCTCCCAACTTGAACATGTACattattttaaactaaaaactaaaaaaaacccaactcgAATACCCATGCAAGCgtaaaataacacgaatatgAAATCTAAATGATCTCAAGATCTAGCTTTTTTACAGTCTCTTGCcgtttgaataataaaaagtcAGTTGTTTGCATGTAAATTTCGAGAAAAATATTATAACGGAATCAGGAAAGATGGAACCGGTCTGACTAAAGCCAGCCTCAACTACCAACTTGCGTTTGTAGACGCAAGTGAATACTCGGTGATGGCTTTACTCAGACTGTAACGGAACctgaattttgttattttatttctgcCGAATCAAGTGCCCATGTATTTCACAGCATGCGTTAACTTTCTAATGCTTCATTCCGGTGTTGCTGTCCGTCGTAAGTAGACCTGGTTTATATGATTACAAAGCTGGCACTGTATtctaaaatatttccaaaactATATCAAATGTACTCTGTACAGACTGAGACTATATAtgtgtgttatagtagtctcaggtacAGACCAACGAATTTCAAAGactgttttgtttacacatggAACACAGGAAACTTTGAAAGTTATTCTGCTAAATAACCATTTTTTTACATTCCATACAACCAAACTATTTTCTGTATGATTTTCAACGTCTGCTTGTATAATGCTTCCCCCTGTTATATCCGTATTTTCTtccaaataaatttcaattttgtccGAGCGGTGTTTTTGATGACTCCATTTTAAAACGAATTGATAGTTGTAAAATCCCTCGTTTTTTTCGCACATCACCCTAAGCttctttaaattatatttctacttttaaaacaaaatttcatgggGATAAGGCGTGAATCTTGAATAAGGACCTATTGcaaaaataaaccaagatttacttttaattcataaattgttggagagttgtctcattggctctcacaccacatcttcctatatctataccaagaataaaaataaagtgatTAAACTGTGTCTGTTATGCACAAGAACATTCATTGATAAAGCGTGCAGATACTtaaatgtcaaagaaacaagTAAAGTAATACTTTTTAAAGATAACCGAATGAGCAGAATGGTTGCCGGAAAACGATAAAACAATCTATGTCAAATAATCGCTACGTATTGCATCAAAACTCTCGGCATGCTGCATCTAGGAAAAGTTACCGTTAAAAGTGTCACACAAACCACGCTGCATTGGCTGTGAACGTTATTCGATAACGTCAGGAACGATAACTCATGGCGTAAcgtcattcggtatcgtgttaccttaacaCGTATTGATGACATTTATAAATCAACATTTATAATACTATAAAATCCCACATTCGAATTGGTTATAATAAGAGTATGAAAACGTTAACAAATACtaacatttgtatttgttaacattttcatattcgtatttgtattaataaaaatatttacatacctTGAAATATGCATTTGCCCAATTTCGTTTTTGTTGTAATAAGGATAACTTGAAATTACAGTATATTctcttaagaaaaaaaaaaagaaaaatgaggtATACTGGTGATGTTTTGTAAAACTCAGAAACGTCAAGTAAGTTCAAGACACAATCCAAAATGTTCAGAATATGTCAAACCATAATGAGAAATTAAAGAATGCCGATAACCTGTTGAAAAATTTGTCAGGACTTTTTAAGACCGTATTTAGAATGTTAAGAATATGTCGagtaaatattatacaaatttaatataTGTCCTCATTTGTAAAGAAAGATATAAGATATGAAGCATACGTTTTGAGAAAGTATTACTCATGTTTATCTGGACTAAAATGATCTTTTCAGACTTTTGGACGTTTTTAATGAATACAGAAACaatcaaatttacaattttgaatttatcatTATTACATTCTATGTACACATTCGATTCATTCTTGAGTCTTAAATTGTAAGACATAtttaattgtcaatttaaaacaaattataaggGTTCACGGAACCCAGTTTTTCGCTTACTTCAATTTGCTGTTGTATGAGTTTTCACCTTGGTAAAAGAATGCACATCATAGATTTAAAAGCTAATTAAATAAAACGTTCGAAATGTATGAACAAATTATGCTAGTGAAAAAATGAATACAGTCTGTAATCAAATCTATAGATTTAGAAAAGTGTTGAAACATAAATGTATGTATTGAACACATGCTAAAGAAGATAACTTTTACATTGCTTGATGACTTATCCCTTAATTcatcaataaaaatgtatatagttagAAGATGCAGttataaaattttgttcaaaataattgatgcaaCTTAAACAGTAGAATATAgtacaaaagtcgcaggcttatcaaaaatggggaaaacattattaaaaatgttcctctagatattatgttttaattgtaagaagcttctgtccaagtttggtaaaactTCACGATGGTTTataaatctaataaatatattgaaaaatttaactgcagactgtatgtaatgtttacTGAAAGAGAAACTTaatccatttataagtaatataccaaaaacaaggaatacatttttacaaaatttccttctacaTACTAGCTTTTGGTCATAAACAAGCCTATGCCCAAGTGTGATACAAATCCAGGATACATTttagtttaacatgtttaagaaagttattaaaatttgtaaccTTTAACAACAGAGTGAATTCAATTTTAACTTAcagaaaaaactaagttcatttttaagtaaaatacgaATAAACaagatttaataaaaagacTTCTGGATTATTATTATGATCATACACAAGCATCCGTCCAAATGTGGTAGACATCCATGATAATTTAAGACAGTATTCAAAATTTtcaccacagagtgaatgtgatGTTAAATGGGAGTAAAGAACCTAGtcagtttataaataaaatatggataggcaggtttttttttacaactgaGTTGGGTAGAactccaggatagtttaagaaagttattttaatttcaaacattttaaccACACAATGAATACTTTTGGACGCTGCCGACGACGATTCAGACGATAAAAGGTGGGTTCGTTATGTCTCGCTTTTGCTACAAAAGTTGCGGCCTCGACAAAATAACTTGTATGTCGttcataataaaagaaaaatagcatttttaaaagcaaaactCCTTATATTTTGTAGGATTATCAGACTGGACTGTTCCGTTGTATAAAATTTGTCTGCAGAAGAATTACCTCAAGGTTATCACTGATATACAACATGAGTGCATAGTAGATCATCTAATAACGAAAGAGGTAATGTCGGTAGATGATGGGACAAAGATAGAATCTGGTAAAACCCCACAGGAAAAGAACAGGATGTTAATGGAAACGCTTTTACGTAAAAATGTACATGGATTTAGTGAATTTCTCGTAGCACTACGAAAAGACCCAGTTTATACAAATCTAGCAGATCAAATAGAAAACACAGCTGTAACAATGAAAGATATGGCAATCCTTCACAAGtgctataaataaaataaatgcaatttcttttagaaaaaaactataCACGACAAGTTAAAGGCAGCTAGGACAAATCAATCAATAGAAGGAGGTATTGCCAATTCTCAATTATTTGGTCGCTTAAATAATCAAAGTAAAATAATCATAGTGTACTAGTGATAACATTCTTATATATTAAACGTATTTCATGTATGATTGGCATGacaagaaaaaaactaaaacatgcACAAATCGTCTTCACAAGTGTTCATTCTTTAAAAGATAATGTGCAAGAGTCATGACATATTTTGGCCAATGAAATAACTTCAGTGTATTTGAATAAGTCtgtattattgtaaaaaaaacttgttacGTGTACCcgatttataatttgttatgcCAGAAGTGTGCACGTGTGTTAATCAGCTGCTCTTAGAAATcaattaactttaaaatgacctttgtataaagtaaataaCATTATTTAGATGTCAGGAAAATATCAACCTATGTCAATCTTAAAAGTGTTAAATTCTACCTTTTGGGTCTGAATTTTAAGTCTAATGAATAATAAAGTATACACATATGAAATAACTAATTCGGAGGCCGGATCTTGTCCTTGagttgtttctaaaaaaaattgacagtgGTGTGTTGTATATGGTGTTTACCAAACAACTACTTTTCAATGTTAACTTGTTAATAAAAATGTatcttcataaatataaaatgcaccgatttattttgtaaatatagttGTTGCTACATGACATGATATTCCATgaataatgtttttgacataATGCATCTCttttttcaaatgaacttaTCTTTCATTTATCAGAAAACAGGATtttaaatccaaaaaaaaatagtgcTAACCGTTTGCTTATATTATAGTTTTAGATATTTGAAAGTGTTTGAAATAATATCAAGTGTCAAAAAGGTTCGTAGACGCAACTCCAAGCATATGATACTAGATATGTTAgacctgtacaaagtcaggctATTCACCATGTGTTTCTTGGTATTTTAcctaaatattataaaatgtgtgcctgattttgccttttaacctttttaatcgagtgtcactgatgattTTGCCTTTCAACCTTTTTAATCGAGTATCAATGATGATTttgccttttaacttttttaatcgAGTGTCACTGAAGATTTTGCCTTTTAACCTTTTTa
The nucleotide sequence above comes from Mytilus trossulus isolate FHL-02 chromosome 5, PNRI_Mtr1.1.1.hap1, whole genome shotgun sequence. Encoded proteins:
- the LOC134719169 gene encoding uncharacterized protein LOC134719169, coding for MIAYLVISVDDRRRIEQHAGQDDQNKALLDIVIERKEPAFSVFVEGLRNYGYADIADDLKCDSQEVGPSTTLVALEHEGLSDWTVPLYKICLQKNYLKVITDIQHECIVDHLITKEVMSVDDGTKIESGKTPQEKNRMLMETLLRKNVHGFSEFLVALRKDPVYTNLADQIENTAVTMKDMAILHKCYK